The DNA region CCCGAGGCGGCCGAAGTGGAGCTTGCGGTGTACGACTGCCGCGGCGCGCTGGTTACCGTGCTGGGCAGGGGTCCGTTGTCTGCCGGCTCGCACCGGTTCGCGTGGCATGCCGGGTCCTCGCCCAACGGCGTCTACGTCTGCCGCCTGCGGACGGGCACCGTGACTCTGAGTGAGAAACTGCTTAAGCTTGACTAGGAGTTATGCATGAAGCGCCTGGTTAGATTCGGTAGTCTCTTTGCCTCCCTCTTCCTGCTGCTGGCCGCGGCATCGCCAGTCGCGGCAGTGCAGCATACGCTGGGTCTTTTCCTCGACGACTCAGCCGCCTGCAACGGCTACACACTATTCTGCCCGCTGCACTACGGCACGGCCTATCTCATCAACGACAGCGGCATGCTCTGTCACTCGTGGCCCAGCATCCAGGCCGGCCAATGCGCGTGGCTGCTGGAGAACGGTGAGCTGCTGCATACCGGCAACGCCGGCAACAACTCCTACTTTCCGAATGCCGGCGGCGGTGGGAGATTCATGGAGTACGATTGGGACGGCAACCTGGTTTGGAGCTTCAAGTACTCGGACAGCATGCACCTCCAGCACCACGAGGTCAGGCAGCTTCCCAACGGCAACGTGCTGGCAATCGCATATGACCGCGTGCCCTACAGCCAGGCCATCGCCGAGGGACGCCGGCCCGACTACCTGCCCGACAGCGTCGTGTGGGCGGATGAGGTCATTGAAGTGCAGCAGACCGGCGAGTCCACCGGCACGGTTATCTGGGAGTGGCACGTGCAGGACCATCTGATTCAGGACTACGACTCGACCAAACTGAACTTCGGCGTGGTGGGCAACCACCCGGAGCTGGTCGACTTCAACTTCGGGCCGACCAAGGCCTGTTGGAATCACACCAACTCAATCTACTACAACGCCGACCTTGACCAGATTCTCCTCAGTGTTCGGAACAACAGCGAGATATGGGTCATCGACCACTCGACGACCACCACCCAGGCAGCAAGTCACACCGGAGGAAAGTACGGCCACGGCGGAGACCTGCTGTACCGCTGGGGCAATCCCCAAGCCTACCGCGCCGGAACCGCCTCCGACCAGAAGCTCTTCCAGCAGCACGACGCCGAGTGGATTCCTGCGGGCTGTCCGGGAACGGGCCACATGACCATTTTCAACAACGGCCTCGGACGTCCGGGAGGAAACTACACGACCGTGGACGAGATAGTGCCGCCTGTGGACTCGCTCGGCAACTACTACCTGCCTACCGGCGGGCACTACGGCCCGGACACGATGGCATGGATATACGCCGCGTCTCCCGAAACGAGCTTCCATTCACTGGAAATCGGCTGCGCGCAGCGCGAGCCCAATGGTAACACGCTGATTGACGACGGCACCCATGGCGTCTTCTTCGAGATCGCCCCGGATACGAGCATGGTCTGGCGGTACGTGAACCCGGTTAGCGATTCCGGCCCGCTTTATCAAGGCGACACGGCCGGGAACGACCCCAACCATTCGGATCAGAAGATGAGTTCCGTGTTCAAGATTCACCGCTATGCGCCGGACTACGCCGGCCTCGTCGGCCACGACCTCACTCCGCAGGGCCCGATTGAGCGCCACCTGCCGGGCGTCGCGGAACAGGCAGCCCGAATCGTGTCGGCGCCGCGCCTGCTCACGAACCTGCCCGGTGTTCTCACCATCGCCAACCTGCCCGCGCAGGGCGAGGTCGAGCTTTACTCGGTGTCGGGTCGCTTGCTGCGGCGAACAGCCGTAGCAGTTGGCCAGTCGTCGCTCCGGCTTGACCTCAAGTCTCTGCCGGCCGGCGCCTGCCTCTGCGTCGTCAAAGGAGCAAGCGGCGAAGTTGCACTGCGAGCCAAGGCCGTAATAATCAGATAGCGCGTGAAAACAGCGACAGTTCTGACGCTCGGCCTTCTCCTGTTCGAAATCGGCCTTGTCTCAGCCCAGCCTGAGCCATGGGTGCATCCGGACGGATCAATCCATTACTACAACGCGGTCGCGGCTCCTGCCGGCATCAACTGGGCTGCGGCGTCGGACTCGGCGCAACGTCCCGGCGGCTATCTTGCCACCATTACCTCGCAGGCCGAGAACGATTTCGTCTACGGTCTCGTTGATTCCGGCATCTACTGGCACCAACGTTCGGGCAAGTGGGCCGGGCCGTGGCTGGGCGGCAAACAGCGGCTCGGTGCGCCCGAGCCGGACAGCGGCTGGCAGTGGATAGACGGCGAGCCCTTCAGCTACAGCAACTGGTCGCCGGGTGAGCCCGACA from bacterium includes:
- a CDS encoding aryl-sulfate sulfotransferase, producing the protein MKRLVRFGSLFASLFLLLAAASPVAAVQHTLGLFLDDSAACNGYTLFCPLHYGTAYLINDSGMLCHSWPSIQAGQCAWLLENGELLHTGNAGNNSYFPNAGGGGRFMEYDWDGNLVWSFKYSDSMHLQHHEVRQLPNGNVLAIAYDRVPYSQAIAEGRRPDYLPDSVVWADEVIEVQQTGESTGTVIWEWHVQDHLIQDYDSTKLNFGVVGNHPELVDFNFGPTKACWNHTNSIYYNADLDQILLSVRNNSEIWVIDHSTTTTQAASHTGGKYGHGGDLLYRWGNPQAYRAGTASDQKLFQQHDAEWIPAGCPGTGHMTIFNNGLGRPGGNYTTVDEIVPPVDSLGNYYLPTGGHYGPDTMAWIYAASPETSFHSLEIGCAQREPNGNTLIDDGTHGVFFEIAPDTSMVWRYVNPVSDSGPLYQGDTAGNDPNHSDQKMSSVFKIHRYAPDYAGLVGHDLTPQGPIERHLPGVAEQAARIVSAPRLLTNLPGVLTIANLPAQGEVELYSVSGRLLRRTAVAVGQSSLRLDLKSLPAGACLCVVKGASGEVALRAKAVIIR